One window of the Cryptomeria japonica chromosome 7, Sugi_1.0, whole genome shotgun sequence genome contains the following:
- the LOC131047232 gene encoding L-type lectin-domain containing receptor kinase IV.2-like: MAVLVFPLLIFLCCGSNAQLPTSFLFNEFNESGLILLQGASIMSNALRLTDQSTNAVGRALWEKSLHLKTNNSVSSFSTTFVFSMVPPTNNHGHGLTFLVSPSRSPVRASDSGYLGLINPSSDGREDNHLFAVEFDTHLNHWNNDIDGNHIGVDLNTINSTVSKTAGYHTGERFEELKMASGQNIQAWIDYDGHKHNLSVAIALAGMSRPLNPLIAMPNIDLADIFKEEMYVGFSAAQGRDAVEDHYILAWSFNSDGMAPTLDLSHLPSFIRSKGVSVRIIVGVSVGLFSLVVLGSLVVWYWLKRGKQREAVEEWEEEFWPHKIPYQELKIATHGFGEESLFGRGGFGKVYRGVLPSTGLEVAIKCLTRDLYQGMKDFVAEISSLGRLQHRNLVRLQGWCQNKNQLFLVYDYMPNGSLDRFIFGNPENVLGWSQRYSILKGVAAGLLYLHQEWEWVVVHRDLKSQNILLDSQFNAKLGDFGLARLHDPTQKSQTSGVAGTLGYMAPEIMRTGKATEGTDVFSFGIVLLEVACGRRPLDESAETEKQVLVEWVRQLYAEERLMDAVDIKLEGEYNGEEMERVLNLGVVCSHPQPECRPDMKLVLQMLEGQSPIPVVDKLINNRDVIELSRTKYSVNSAGCGPPSAR, encoded by the coding sequence ATGGCGGTTTTAGTATTTCCCCTTCTTATCTTTCTCTGTTGTGGGTCCAATGCCCAGCTCCCGACTTCTTTTCTGTTTAATGAATTCAACGAAAGCGGTTTAATATTGCTGCAGGGCGCTTCAATTATGTCGAATGCGCTGAGACTAACTGATCAGTCGACAAATGCAGTGGGGCGTGCTCTGTGGGAGAAGTCTCTGCATTTGAAGACCAATAATTCTGTTTCATCGTTTAGTACCACATTCGTTTTCTCCATGGTGCCCCCTACTAATAACCACGGACATGGACTAACTTTCCTGGTATCCCCTTCCAGGTCCCCTGTCAGGGCCTCTGACAGTGGGTATCTGGGTTTGATAAATCCATCTAGTGATGGAAGGGAAGACAACCATTTATTTGCTGTCGAATTTGATACACACCTCAACCACTGGAATAATGACATCGATGGCAACCACATCGGAGTCGATCTCAACACCATCAATTCCACAGTGTCTAAAACTGCTGGTTATCACACTGGTGAACGCTTTGAGGAATTGAAAATGGCAAGCGGGCAGAACATTCAAGCGTGGATTGATTACGATGGGCATAAACACAATCTCAGTGTTGCCATCGCCTTAGCCGGGATGTCAAGGCCTCTGAATCCGCTGATTGCTATGCCAAACATTGACCTTGCTGACATCTTCAAAGAAGAAATGTATGTGGGATTTTCTGCAGCTCAAGGACGTGATGCCGTTGAAGACCATTACATTCTGGCTTGGAGCTTCAATTCGGACGGCATGGCACCAACTCTAGATCTATCCCATCTTCCTTCCTTCATAAGGTCAAAAGGGGTATCTGTAAGAATTATAGTTGGGGTTTCCGTAGGTTTGTTTAGTTTAGTCGTTTTGGGTAGTCTGGTTGTCTGGTACTGGTTGAAACGGGGCAAGCAGAGAGAGGCTGTGGAGGAATGGGAGGAAGAGTTCTGGCCCCACAAAATTCCCTATCAAGAATTGAAAATTGCCACACATGGCTTCGGTGAAGAAAGCTTGTTTGGTAGGGGAGGTTTTGGGAAGGTATACAGGGGAGTTCTGCCCAGCACAGGACTTGAAGTTGCCATAAAATGTTTGACTAGAGATCTCTACCAAGGAATGAAGGATTTTGTTGCGGAGATTTCGAGCCTGGGGCGTCTGCAACACAGAAATCTGGTTCGGCTTCAGGGGTGGTGTCAGAACAAGAATCAGCTCTTTCTTGTTTATGATTACATGCCAAATGGGAGCCTGGACCGATTCATATTCGGCAACCCAGAGAATGTTCTTGGATGGTCGCAGAGGTATAGCATTCTCAAGGGAGTGGCTGCTGGATTGTTGTATCTGCACCAAGAATGGGAATGGGTAGTTGTGCACAGAGACTTGAAGTCTCAAAATATCTTACTTGACTCACAATTTAATGCAAAGTTGGGAGATTTTGGACTTGCCCGTTTGCATGATCCAACTCAGAAATCCCAAACCAGTGGTGTGGCAGGCACCTTGGGTTACATGGCACCGGAAATCATGCGCACAGGAAAAGCCACCGAAGGCACAGATGTATTCAGCTTCGGTATAGTGTTGCTGGAGGTTGCTTGTGGAAGACGACCTTTAGATGAATCTGCTGAAACTGAGAAACAAGTGTTGGTGGAGTGGGTGAGGCAGCTGTATGCAGAGGAGAGGTTAATGGATGCAGTGGATATAAAGCTTGAGGGAGAGTATAATGGTGAAGAGATGGAAAGGGTGCTTAACTTGGGAGTTGTGTGTTCTCATCCTCAACCAGAGTGCAGGCCTGACATGAAACTGGTGTTACAGATGTTGGAAGGACAATCTCCAATTCCGGTTGTAGATAAGTTGATTAATAATCGAGATGTCATAGAACTCTCCCGCACCAAGTATTCAGTGAATAGTGCAGGTTGTGGCCCTCCTAGTGCTCGTTAA